DNA sequence from the Dunckerocampus dactyliophorus isolate RoL2022-P2 chromosome 4, RoL_Ddac_1.1, whole genome shotgun sequence genome:
CTGGAGGTGTGGCAACCacgtgtcccaatacttgtgtccttattttgtacttgttttttcttttcaaggCGGACTGAAACATCATATGTGATAATATAGTAATAGTAAGAGTATAGTAATATTTTTCAAAGTGATATGATTAACCATTGATGGTCCCCTTCCCCAGGCAACCTCTTCTGACAGGAACATGCTGCTGCTCCGATAAGAGTGTTGTGATTTTACTGTTGGACTACTACTTTTTCTTCTTACCCTTACCCTTACCCTTGCCCTTGCCCTTCTTTTTGCCCTTCTTGGTAGGCTTGATGGGATTGAGGGCCAAGGCCTTGCGAGTACAGTAGCCTCTCCACCAGGACTGACAATAAAGAGTGACCTTGAGCTTCAACTCTGTAACTCTTTTCTCTTCCGCGAGCCGCCGCTTCTCCATGATGCAGTTGTACTCCTTCTCTATGTCAGCATAAGGCTTCTCCAGTCTTTTGCATTCCCCCTCTTCCCTCTCAACATCCATCTGACATAACTCTAGATCAGCCTGGGAGATAGAAAGAAGATTTTATATTTCTagatctcatgtcacaagatgtcgcgagattaaaaaattgtgtgggcactaggcctggaacAGTTACGTTACCGGATGATTAAACATGCTATTTTGGTGGCAAATGatagaaataaagaaaatcaacaagatattaatgcaaggtaatgcatatttttattaaatggaATGATGCGGttatattggggggggggggggggggggggggggtaatatTGGCTGGATCTGATTTTTGCGGGGGTCACGACCCCTGTATCCCCTGTGCAAATTACATGCTTGTGTATATTAATAgatcattattatgattattgtggttgttattgttttaaatgtaattgtaattgtaaatgtaattgatttttaaatgttactcAAGTACAAACATCATTTTCTAGGTTTACACAGTGGCTGCCAATTAAATACCGGTAGTTAAAGATACAAATTCTGTGAActgtaaatgcatatttttagctACATGACTACAGCCCAGTCTCACTGTCTACTTCTTAGAAGTACTGTATTGAACGAGAGAAGAAAGAAATAACGAGTAAAGTTTGTACCTGGTGCTCTCCTATTTCATCATCAAACTTTTGGATCAAGTATTCCATTTCCATCTCCACATTTTCGTTTATCTGCCAAAGAGgagaaacatgttttttctaaTCATCCCAGCCAAATACAGGATGTAACCTCTCATTAAAACAAGTCAATGTACCTCTTGTAGTACTTTCTCCCCCTCTCTATATTTAAGCGTCATTGTGTGGAGTCGAATGTTGAGTTTGTCTATTTCCTGCTGAATGCTCGTCTGCTTCACCTGTGAAGTTTTAATGAGGGACTGACACTGTTCGTCTGCAACAAGCTGCCAGTCCACTTCTTCTGTCTGGCTCTCTTGAAGGCGACGCTCCAAAATGCTGAGGTCATCTGTCTTCTTGGAAATCTAAGATACCCACCCAAGGATTGGGAGAGGTCAGACATGATTTAGGACTATAATGAGtcagttatttttatattgctATCTTTAAAGTGGGATGAATGAACAATGGATATAACAAGTCAACACACCCCCGCTTGATGGAAAAAGTAGACCACTATAAATTTAAAAGTTCAAAAAGTTATTCTTTACGACATCAATGCATTCAATCTTTTCAGGTCCAAGTCTGCCCTGTCATGCTCCATAGGACAGGAATAATCACTTTCTGTTCTACCCTCTTATTTTGgaatgctgcacttcctgctcgGGGCAAGATGCAGCAACTTTACTCCAGTGGAATTGTGTGCAGCTGTGTGCAATTACGATTAGTTGGGTTCATAAGCCCAGCGGCCATTCCAAAATAGTATACTCATTGTGAAGCATGCTTCAggcttgtttttcttcagcataaATTCAGCATAAATTGTTGCTTTAGTGAAGGTGGAGGGACTTATGAACAGTTCCTGTCAATTTCGGCCCACAACCTCAATTTCAGACGTGTGCTAGACAGCTGATGATACTGAAGGGGAATTTCACCTTTTTAGCCTTGCAATACGCCCAAGCACACTGTGCTTACAAATCAACAAAcgaatgacaaaaaaattaaatgaccCAAACAGAGCCCAGACCTAAATCCAATCAAAAAGATGTGGATTGATGTGAAGTTGGGCTGTGCAATGTCTAATCTGACAGATTGTGAGCACTCTTGCAAGGAAGAGCGGACAAATATTGCTAAGACAAGATGTGAAAATGTGATATTGTAACAGGGATATGTTCACTTTTTGAAGCTGTGTTTGTTCATACAACACATTACCTcaacatctttttgtttgatggctGCCGCTGTTTCTTCAAGTTTGACTATTAGATCCGTATCAGGTGACACCGTCTCGACGGCTAGCAGTATTTCCTCTTCTGGGCTGGTCTGCAACCTCACTATCATATGTCCATGAAAATGTTTCAGCGCTAAGATAAGAGTGTATTCAGCCTCCCCAA
Encoded proteins:
- the iqcd gene encoding dynein regulatory complex protein 10 isoform X1: MSEGQQIETDTSQLTFSNLQQDDDWEGALIDEVPQPRLLSPEAQTISSILENCICQIEIAASLPVVRNIVHPSPEICEEFTRTLEVHQMLTEKLETSNGLQKESGGSPEEECAKRRRRAQLERDFKYSVRDLLRLFRTHPEAVMSFRPEVDTEIGEAEYTLILALKHFHGHMIVRLQTSPEEEILLAVETVSPDTDLIVKLEETAAAIKQKDVEISKKTDDLSILERRLQESQTEEVDWQLVADEQCQSLIKTSQVKQTSIQQEIDKLNIRLHTMTLKYREGEKVLQEINENVEMEMEYLIQKFDDEIGEHQADLELCQMDVEREEGECKRLEKPYADIEKEYNCIMEKRRLAEEKRVTELKLKVTLYCQSWWRGYCTRKALALNPIKPTKKGKKKGKGKGKGKGKKKK
- the iqcd gene encoding dynein regulatory complex protein 10 isoform X2, whose product is MSEGQQIETDTSQLTFSNLQQDDDWEGALIDEVPQPRLLSPEAQTISSILENCICQIEIAASLPVVRNIVHPSPEICEEFTRTLEVHQMLTEKLETSNGLQKESGGSPEEECAKRRRRAQLERDFKYSVRDLLRLFRTHPEAVMSFRPEVDTEIGEAEYTLILALKHFHGHMIVRLQTSPEEEILLAVETVSPDTDLIVKLEETAAAIKQKDVEISKKTDDLSILERRLQESQTEEVDWQLVADEQCQSLIKTSQADLELCQMDVEREEGECKRLEKPYADIEKEYNCIMEKRRLAEEKRVTELKLKVTLYCQSWWRGYCTRKALALNPIKPTKKGKKKGKGKGKGKGKKKK